A genomic window from Brassica oleracea var. oleracea cultivar TO1000 chromosome C8, BOL, whole genome shotgun sequence includes:
- the LOC106310961 gene encoding GDP-mannose transporter GONST5 → MMEDGSLWHQWSMIRSLLAILQWWGFNVTVIIMNKWIFQKLDFKFPLSVSCVHFICSSIGAYIVIKVLKIKPLIVVDPEDRWKRIFPMSFVFCINIVLGNISLRYIPVSFMQTIKSFTPATTVVLQWLVWRKYFDWRIWASLVPIVGGILLTSITELSFNVFGFCAALFGCLATSTKTILAESLLHGYKFDSINTVYYMAPFATMILGVPAFLLEGNGILDWFEAHPSSWSALIIIFSSGVVAFCLNFSIFYVIHSTTAVTFNVAGNLKVAVAVLVSWMIFRNPISPMNAVGCGITLVGCTFYGYVSHLLSQQQPGTPRTPCTPRNKMELMIPLVNDKVESKV, encoded by the exons ATGATGGAGGATGGTAGTCTCTGGCATCAATGGAGCATGATCAGATCTCTTTTAGCCATTCTTCAATGGTGGGGTTTCAACGTTACCGTTATCATCATGAACAAATGGATCTTCCAG AAACTGGATTTCAAGTTTCCATTGTCGGTTTCATGCGTTCATTTCATATGTTCATCGATCGGAGCATACATTGTGATCAAAGTCCTCAAGATTAAGCCGTTGATCGTGGTTGATCCAGAAGACAGATGGAAGAGGATCTTCCCAATGTCATTCGTCTTCTGTATCAACATTGTGTTGGGAAACATCAGCCTTAGATACATCCCTGTCTCTTTCATGCAGACAATCAAATCCTTCACTCCAGCTACAACAG TTGTGTTACAGTGGTTGGTATGGAGGAAATATTTCGATTGGCGTATTTGGGCTTCGTTGGTTCCCATTGTTGGAGGGATTCTTCTGACTTCTATTACAGAACTTAGCTTTAACGTGTTTGGTTTCTGCGCTGCTTTGTTTGGATGTTTAGCTACCTCTACTAAGACCATTCTTGCTGAATCTCTTCTTCATGGATACAAGTTTGACAG CATAAACACGGTGTACTATATGGCGCCTTTTGCGACCATGATTCTCGGAGTACCAGCGTTTCTACTCGAAGGCAATGGGATCTTGGATTGGTTTGAAGCACACCCGTCTTCATGGTCGGCTCTCATCATTATTTTCAGCTCAGGTGTTGTAGCTTTTTGTCTTAACTTCTCAATCTTCTACGTCATTCACTCCACAACAGCAGTCACATTCAATGTAGCTGGTAACCTTAAG GTTGCGGTGGCTGTTCTGGTTTCATGGATGATATTCAGAAACCCGATATCACCGATGAACGCTGTTGGATGCGGAATCACACTCGTGGGATGCACGTTTTATGGATATGTAAGTCATTTGCTTTCTCAGCAACAACCGGGGACTCCTAGGACTCCTTGTACCCCAAGGAACAAGATGGAACTGATGATCCCTCTTGTTAACGATAAAGTTGAGAGTAAAGTTTGA
- the LOC106310960 gene encoding lysM domain-containing GPI-anchored protein 1-like: MKTPDKPIFHFFLILASSSLFFTTTTAKSTIEPCSSNDTCNSLLGYTLYTDLKVSEVASLFQVDPISILLANAIDISYPDVENHILPSTLFLKIPLTCSCVDGIRKSVSTRYKTRPSDTLASIAGSVYGGLVSAEQIQEANSVNDPSVLDVGTSLLVPLPCACFNGTDNSLPAVYLSYVVKGVDTLAGIARRYETTLTDLMNVNAMGAPDVSSGDILAIPLSACASNFPKYASDYGLIVPNGSYALAAGHCVQCSCALGSRSLYCEPASLAVSCSSMQCTNSNLMLGNITVQQSSAGCNVTTCDYNGFANGTILTMLSRSLQPRCPGPQQFAPLLAPPDTVPKDLMYAPAPSPDYDGPGSIAASPGSSVIPPGGGSFPGNPAHGPAGSISTATVYSFSYFFIILLISISFVFSC, encoded by the exons ATGAAAACCCCAGATAAACCCATCTTCCACTTCTTTCTGATCCTAGCTTCGAGCTCTCTCTTCTTCACAACAACGACAGCTAAATCAACAATCGAGCCATGCTCAAGCAACGACACCTGCAACTCCCTACTCGGCTACACGCTCTACACCGACCTCAAAGTCTCTGAAGTCGCCTCCCTCTTCCAAGTCGACCCAATCTCCATCCTCCTCGCCAACGCCATCGACATCTCCTACCCCGACGTCGAGAACCACATCCTCCCTTCCACCCTCTTCCTCAAGATCCCCCTCACCTGCTCCTGCGTCGACGGGATACGCAAATCCGTCTCCACGCGTTACAAGACCCGCCCTTCCGACACTCTAGCTTCCATCGCAGGCTCTGTCTACGGCGGTCTGGTCTCCGCCGAGCAGATCCAGGAGGCTAACTCGGTGAACGACCCCTCGGTGCTCGATGTCGGGACGAGTCTCCTCGTCCCTCTGCCGTGCGCTTGCTTCAACGGGACGGATAATTCTCTGCCGGCGGTTTATCTGTCGTACGTGGTGAAGGGTGTGGATACGTTGGCGGGGATAGCGAGGAGGTATGAGACTACGCTTACTGATTTGATGAATGTGAATGCTATGGGTGCTCCTGATGTTAGCTCCGGTGATATCCTCGCCATTCCCTTGTCAG CTTGTGCTTCTAATTTTCCCAAGTATGCTTCGGATTACGGATTGATAGTTCCAAATGGTAGCTACGCTCTAGCAGCAGGCCACTGCGTGCAATGCAGCTGTGCGCTTGGGAGCCGCAG TTTGTATTGTGAGCCTGCTTCTTTAGCCGTCTCTTGCTCGAGTATGCAGTGTACAAACAGCAACCTCATGCTCGGTAACATCACGGTCCAGCAGAGTAGCGCTGGCTGTAACGTGACGACTTGTGATTACAATGGTTTCGCCAACGGCACCATCTTGACCATGCTGTCTAGATCTCTACAGCCACGATGTCCCGGGCCTCAACAATTTGCGCCGCTTCTAGCTCCTCCTGATACTGTTCCTAAGGATCTAATGTATGCACCAGCGCCTTCGCCGGATTATGATGGTCCAGGTTCAATAGCAGCTTCGCCAGGATCATCTGTGATTCCTCCAGGTGGTGGTTCCTTCCCGGGTAACCCTGCTCATGGTCCAGCTGGAAGCATCTCAACCGCCACTGTCTACTCTTTTAGCTACTTCTTTATCATTTTACTCATCTCCATCTCCTTTGTCTTCTCATGTTGA
- the LOC106310963 gene encoding transmembrane emp24 domain-containing protein p24delta5-like: protein MAIRGIVAISTVVLFLLTVNHGEAIWLTIPATGGTKCVSEEIQSHVVVMADYYVVDEQNPGNTPAVSAKVTSPYGNDLHHQDNVTHGQFAFTTQETGNYLACFSVDSSHPLANPLTLGIDWKTGIAAKDWDSVAKKEKIEGVELQLTRLEGLVQAIRENIDYIKNREGEMREVSEATNARVAWFSIMSLGVCLSAAGAQIWYLKRYFHKKKLI, encoded by the exons ATGGCGATCAGAGGAATCGTTGCGATTTCAACGGTGGTGTTGTTTCTTTTGACGGTTAATCACGGAGAAGCTATATGGCTGACGATTCCGGCGACGGGAGGGACAAAGTGCGTCTCGGAGGAGATACAGAGCCACGTCGTCGTCATGGCTGATTACTATGTCGTCGATGAGCAAAACCCTGGAAACACACCTGCCGTTTCCGCCAAG GTAACATCTCCTTACGGGAACGATCTTCATCACCAAGACAATGTAACGCACGGTCAGTTTGCGTTCACAACTCAAGAGACAGGAAACTACTTGGCTTGTTTCTCGGTTGATTCCAGTCATCCGCTAGCTAATCCGTTGACTCTTGGGATTGATTGGAAGACTGGTATCGCTGCCAAAGATTGGGATTCTGTTGCTAAAAAGGAAAAGATCGAG GGTGTTGAGCTTCAGTTAACGAGACTTGAGGGGTTAGTGCAGGCGATTCGTGAGAACATCGATTATATAAAGAACAG GGAAGGGGAGATGCGAGAAGTGAGTGAAGCAACCAACGCAAGAGTGGCTTGGTTCAGTATAATGTCACTTGGGGTTTGTCTTTCAGCAGCGGGTGCACAGATATGGTACCTGAAGCGATATTTCCACAAGAAGAAACTCATCTAA
- the LOC106310964 gene encoding ethylene-responsive transcription factor ERF012-like: protein MVKQELNIKKEMSLSPSSSPKIKSKKNKIKKYKGVRMRSWGSWVSEIRAPNKKTRIWLGSYSTAEAAARAYDVALLCLKGPQANLNFPSSASSRLLLDEKTHLSPKSIQKIAAQAANNSFDLFAPSSSADSSPFDHDQHPDDMQSLIGSFVDNRVSLMDPSSSWYDNDHNGMFFFDDGAPFNYSPPLNSTTNMVDGYFYEDADIPLWSFS, encoded by the coding sequence ATGGTGAAACAAGAACTCAATATCAAGAAGGAAATGTCATTGTCACCTTCGTCTTCTCCTAAGATCAAGAGCAAGAAGAATAAGATTAAGAAGTACAAAGGAGTGAGGATGAGAAGTTGGGGATCATGGGTGTCTGAGATTAGGGCACCAAATAAAAAAACAAGGATTTGGTTGGGCTCTTACTCAACAGCTGAAGCAGCAGCTAGGGCTTATGATGTTGCACTCTTGTGTCTAAAAGGCCCTCAAGCCAATCTCAACTTCCCCAGCTCTGCTTCTTCTCGCCTTCTGTTAGATGAAAAGACCCATTTGTCCCCCAAATCCATCCAAAAAATTGCCGCTCAAGCAGCCAACAATTCATTTGACCTTTTTGCTCCATCTTCATCGGCAGATTCGTCACCGTTCGATCATGATCAACATCCTGATGACATGCAATCATTGATAGGGTCTTTCGTAGACAATCGTGTGTCTTTGATGGATCCATCATCATCGTGGTATGATAATGATCATAATGGGATGTTCTTCTTCGATGATGGAGCTCCGTTTAATTACTCTCCTCCACTGAACTCGACCACGAATATGGTCGATGGGTATTTCTACGAAGATGCTGATATTCCACTTTGGAGTTTCAGTTGA